The Babylonia areolata isolate BAREFJ2019XMU chromosome 17, ASM4173473v1, whole genome shotgun sequence genome has a window encoding:
- the LOC143291662 gene encoding uncharacterized protein LOC143291662 isoform X2, which yields MPPKKQQVNGFWLFAQNNKAKWKAQGLTVATNDQLLALASPLWKGMPKEDKKQWDARAKEERQQRKLEGGDYDRMDNTGQVIATRIDSFEEARKRREREIAETTSHWHGKDLTEERFYFINFQEMCEVTEGETVKREWLPREMAIGEYSLRGGIINYYHQLIWPGGIPLGFRLSAENQSSEFHRIPVEELEQDSRDYGAIIENAEKLVRGGMRDGQYPPLYCLTKEYEKTKNLCEWLWVHSGRGMGRSNPLGRIHSVEDMVVQLLAFSGKPEVKNVAKFLVTNNLEGSRWDYISSTACSLHQSLDVSRNCSLSVVRRYMYTVSDSVCAHYDLQLTENHVPAKDKSETLPFRMIPQSRISGLQASSGRGRGGRKPPSSAAGDAGNDRGGRTYSQLARPVMGRGVQDIEDSDSSSVSNLGSGWRQPLKSSPPDSAAKGGGVTWVSDALSGLKESSDPETSQWGGGPEKVTREAEQDDDFPALQMSNMRVSPAAPAWGRGRGRGVAPPPAPGPSAAAFGSSVRPPPGFEANPPLRGRGLNPGPAPTKTVPVGRGSHPVMPNSVCPDMAIGRGVPVGRGATPASVTSAPSVGRGRNPSLGQGTGPGYADWQPSSEVGASSDVGRGYPASFAAAQMPFVDSEEWARPRQQSALYGNGGSANGYDAWAGPSFSAAPVRDTGLDEDTDNFEPAPLSKSDFPSLGGGGSVARPRGVNSGAARGVTVGRGYKPTRGRGYMPEKGRNVQRD from the exons atgccacCAAAGAAACAGCAAGTCAATGGTTTTTGGTTATTCGCGCAAAACAACAAGGCCAAATGGAAAGCACAGGGTTTGACAGTGGCTACAAATGATCAACTTTTGGCCTTAGCAAGTCCACTCTGGAAA GGAATGCCAAAAGAGGACAAAAAGCAGTGGGACGCTCGTGCAAAAGAGGAACGGCAACAGAGAAAACTTGAAGGGGGAGATTATGATCGCATGGACAACACTGGACAAGTCATTGCC ACCAGGATAGATTCGTTTGAAGAGGCAAggaaacgtagagagagagagattgctgagACAACAAGCCATTGGCATGGGAAAG ATCTGACGGAGGAGAGATTCTATTTTATCAACTTCCAAGAGATGTGCGAAGTGACGGAAGGGGAGACGGTAAAGCGGGAGTGGCTGCCGCGTGAAATGGCCATAGGGGAGTACAGCTTGCGCGGAGGCATCATCAACTACTATCACCAGCTGATCTGGCCAG GTGGAATTCCTCTTGGATTTCGGCTGAGTGCAGAGAATCAAT cttCTGAATTTCACCGAATTCCTGTTGAGGAACTGGAACAGGATTCCCGTGACTATGGAGCCATCATTGAAAACGCTGAGAAGTTGGTCAGAGGAGGGATGAGAGACGGTCAATACCCCCCGCTGTATTGTCTG ACCAAGGAATACGAGAAGACAAAGAACCTGTGCGAGTGGCTGTGGGTGCACTCTGGAAGAGGCATGGGCCGGTCCAACCCCCTGGGCAGGATCCACTCTGTGGAGGACATGGTGGTGCAGCTGCTGGCATTCTCTGGGAAGCCAGAGGTGAAGAACGTGGCCAAGTTCCTCGTCACCAACAACCTGGAGGGCAGCCGCTGGGACTACATCTCCAGCACTGC ctgcAGCTTGCACCAGTCACTGGACGTATCAAGGAACTGTTCTCTCTCAGTCGTCCGAAGATATAT GTACACCGTATCAGACTCGGTCTGTGCACACTACGATCTTCAGCTGACTGAAAACCATGTGCCAGCCAAAGATAAGTCGGAGACGCTGCCGTTCAGAATGATACCGCAGAGCAGAATCTCCGGACTTCAGGCAAGCAGTGGGCGTGGAAGAGGCGGGAGGAAACCCCCATCAAGTGCAGCCGGGGACGCTGGAAATGATCGAGGAGGAAGGACCTACTCACAG TTGGCGCGACCAGTGATGGGGAGAGGTGTGCAGGATATTGAGGACAGCGACAGCTCTTCGGTCAGCAATCTGGGGTCAGGGTGGAGACAACCGCTCAAATCGAGCCCACCTG ATTCTGCAGCCAAGGGCGGAGGAGTGACCTGGGTATCAGACGCGTTAAGTGGGTTGAAAGAGTCGTCTGATCCAGAAACATCACAGTGGGGAG GTGGGCCAGAAAAAGTAACTCGTGAAGCAGAGCAGGATGATGATTTTCCAGCGTTgcag ATGTCAAACATGAGGGTATCGCCTGCAGCTCCtgcatgggggagagggagaggaaggggggtagcccctccccctgccccaggTCCCTCTGCCGCTGCCTTTGGATCTTCAGTGCGGCCACCTCCAGGATTTGAGG CGAACCCACCACTCAGAGGCAGGGGACTCAACCCAGGACCAGCGCCCACAAAAACGGTACCGGTCGGCCGTGGCTCCCACCCTGTGATGCCGAACTCAGTATGCCCGGACATGGCCATTGGTCGAGGCGTCCCGGTCGGCCGAGGAGCGACACCTGCCTCTGTCACTTCAGCCCCATCTGTTGGCAGGGGCAGAAACCCCAGCCTTGGACAAGGAACAGGACCTGGTTATGCTGACTGGCAGCCGTCATCGGAGGTTGGAGCATCCAGCGATGTCGGTAGAGGTTACCCAGCATCCTTTGCTGCTGCTCAAATGCCATTCGTCGACAGCGAGGAGTGGGCGAGGCCTAGACAGCAGTCGGCTCTGTACGGGAATGGTGGGAGTGCCAATGGCTATGACGCTTGGGCCGGGCCGTCATTTTCTGCTGCTCCAGTCCGAGACACTGGTCTGGATGAGGACACGGACAACTTTGAGCCTGCCCCGCTGTCGAAGTCGGACTTTCCCTCcctagggggagggggcagtgttgCCAGGCCAAGGGGAGTTAATTCTGGTGCAGCAAGAGGGGTAACTGTGGGCCGGGGATACAAGCCCACTCGCGGGAGAGGCTACATGCCTGAGAAAGGCCGGAACGTACAAAGGGATTGA
- the LOC143291662 gene encoding uncharacterized protein LOC143291662 isoform X1, translating into MPPKKQQVNGFWLFAQNNKAKWKAQGLTVATNDQLLALASPLWKGMPKEDKKQWDARAKEERQQRKLEGGDYDRMDNTGQVIATRIDSFEEARKRREREIAETTSHWHGKDLTEERFYFINFQEMCEVTEGETVKREWLPREMAIGEYSLRGGIINYYHQLIWPGGIPLGFRLSAENQSSEFHRIPVEELEQDSRDYGAIIENAEKLVRGGMRDGQYPPLYCLTKEYEKTKNLCEWLWVHSGRGMGRSNPLGRIHSVEDMVVQLLAFSGKPEVKNVAKFLVTNNLEGSRWDYISSTACSLHQSLDVSRNCSLSVVRRYMYTVSDSVCAHYDLQLTENHVPAKDKSETLPFRMIPQSRISGLQASSGRGRGGRKPPSSAAGDAGNDRGGRTYSQLARPVMGRGVQDIEDSDSSSVSNLGSGWRQPLKSSPPDSAAKGGGVTWVSDALSGLKESSDPETSQWGGGPEKVTREAEQDDDFPALQMSNMRVSPAAPAWGRGRGRGVAPPPAPGPSAAAFGSSVRPPPGFEALSTANPPLRGRGLNPGPAPTKTVPVGRGSHPVMPNSVCPDMAIGRGVPVGRGATPASVTSAPSVGRGRNPSLGQGTGPGYADWQPSSEVGASSDVGRGYPASFAAAQMPFVDSEEWARPRQQSALYGNGGSANGYDAWAGPSFSAAPVRDTGLDEDTDNFEPAPLSKSDFPSLGGGGSVARPRGVNSGAARGVTVGRGYKPTRGRGYMPEKGRNVQRD; encoded by the exons atgccacCAAAGAAACAGCAAGTCAATGGTTTTTGGTTATTCGCGCAAAACAACAAGGCCAAATGGAAAGCACAGGGTTTGACAGTGGCTACAAATGATCAACTTTTGGCCTTAGCAAGTCCACTCTGGAAA GGAATGCCAAAAGAGGACAAAAAGCAGTGGGACGCTCGTGCAAAAGAGGAACGGCAACAGAGAAAACTTGAAGGGGGAGATTATGATCGCATGGACAACACTGGACAAGTCATTGCC ACCAGGATAGATTCGTTTGAAGAGGCAAggaaacgtagagagagagagattgctgagACAACAAGCCATTGGCATGGGAAAG ATCTGACGGAGGAGAGATTCTATTTTATCAACTTCCAAGAGATGTGCGAAGTGACGGAAGGGGAGACGGTAAAGCGGGAGTGGCTGCCGCGTGAAATGGCCATAGGGGAGTACAGCTTGCGCGGAGGCATCATCAACTACTATCACCAGCTGATCTGGCCAG GTGGAATTCCTCTTGGATTTCGGCTGAGTGCAGAGAATCAAT cttCTGAATTTCACCGAATTCCTGTTGAGGAACTGGAACAGGATTCCCGTGACTATGGAGCCATCATTGAAAACGCTGAGAAGTTGGTCAGAGGAGGGATGAGAGACGGTCAATACCCCCCGCTGTATTGTCTG ACCAAGGAATACGAGAAGACAAAGAACCTGTGCGAGTGGCTGTGGGTGCACTCTGGAAGAGGCATGGGCCGGTCCAACCCCCTGGGCAGGATCCACTCTGTGGAGGACATGGTGGTGCAGCTGCTGGCATTCTCTGGGAAGCCAGAGGTGAAGAACGTGGCCAAGTTCCTCGTCACCAACAACCTGGAGGGCAGCCGCTGGGACTACATCTCCAGCACTGC ctgcAGCTTGCACCAGTCACTGGACGTATCAAGGAACTGTTCTCTCTCAGTCGTCCGAAGATATAT GTACACCGTATCAGACTCGGTCTGTGCACACTACGATCTTCAGCTGACTGAAAACCATGTGCCAGCCAAAGATAAGTCGGAGACGCTGCCGTTCAGAATGATACCGCAGAGCAGAATCTCCGGACTTCAGGCAAGCAGTGGGCGTGGAAGAGGCGGGAGGAAACCCCCATCAAGTGCAGCCGGGGACGCTGGAAATGATCGAGGAGGAAGGACCTACTCACAG TTGGCGCGACCAGTGATGGGGAGAGGTGTGCAGGATATTGAGGACAGCGACAGCTCTTCGGTCAGCAATCTGGGGTCAGGGTGGAGACAACCGCTCAAATCGAGCCCACCTG ATTCTGCAGCCAAGGGCGGAGGAGTGACCTGGGTATCAGACGCGTTAAGTGGGTTGAAAGAGTCGTCTGATCCAGAAACATCACAGTGGGGAG GTGGGCCAGAAAAAGTAACTCGTGAAGCAGAGCAGGATGATGATTTTCCAGCGTTgcag ATGTCAAACATGAGGGTATCGCCTGCAGCTCCtgcatgggggagagggagaggaaggggggtagcccctccccctgccccaggTCCCTCTGCCGCTGCCTTTGGATCTTCAGTGCGGCCACCTCCAGGATTTGAGG CTCTGTCCACAGCGAACCCACCACTCAGAGGCAGGGGACTCAACCCAGGACCAGCGCCCACAAAAACGGTACCGGTCGGCCGTGGCTCCCACCCTGTGATGCCGAACTCAGTATGCCCGGACATGGCCATTGGTCGAGGCGTCCCGGTCGGCCGAGGAGCGACACCTGCCTCTGTCACTTCAGCCCCATCTGTTGGCAGGGGCAGAAACCCCAGCCTTGGACAAGGAACAGGACCTGGTTATGCTGACTGGCAGCCGTCATCGGAGGTTGGAGCATCCAGCGATGTCGGTAGAGGTTACCCAGCATCCTTTGCTGCTGCTCAAATGCCATTCGTCGACAGCGAGGAGTGGGCGAGGCCTAGACAGCAGTCGGCTCTGTACGGGAATGGTGGGAGTGCCAATGGCTATGACGCTTGGGCCGGGCCGTCATTTTCTGCTGCTCCAGTCCGAGACACTGGTCTGGATGAGGACACGGACAACTTTGAGCCTGCCCCGCTGTCGAAGTCGGACTTTCCCTCcctagggggagggggcagtgttgCCAGGCCAAGGGGAGTTAATTCTGGTGCAGCAAGAGGGGTAACTGTGGGCCGGGGATACAAGCCCACTCGCGGGAGAGGCTACATGCCTGAGAAAGGCCGGAACGTACAAAGGGATTGA